GCCCACGACGCCGTGGCCGAGTACCGTTGGAACTACTCGGCCGAATAGATATCCCCACGGCTCCAGGGCACCTCATGGGAGCCGTCTGCGCAGGGTTTGGATGCAAGGATCTGGTGGAGGTTGATCCAGCCCTTCTGGAAGGCATGTGCGCATCCCGCCAGGTACAGCCGCCAGATGCGCAGGGCCTGCTCCGGTACCAGCCGCACAGCCTCCTCAAGCCGCGCCTCGAGGTTGGCACTCCAGAACTCCAGGGTGCGCGCGTAGTGGAGGCGCAAGCTCTCCACATCCACCACCTCCAGGCCAGACTGGCTGAGCTCGGCGACCAGGGTGGCCAGGTGGGGCAGCTCGCCATGCGGGAACACGTAACGATGGATGAAGTCACCGGCGCCTCGCCCGACGGGCCGACCGTCCGGATGCTTGGCGGTGATGCCGTGATTCATCACCAGGCCTCCCGCGCGCACCGCACCGAACAGCTTCTGGCAATAGATCGCGAGGTTGCCGTGACCGACGTGCTCGACCATGCCGACGCTGACCACCTTGTCGAAACGGCCATCCTGGGGCAGGTCCCGATAATCCAGCAGGGTCAGTTCGACCTGGCCTTCCAAGCCCTCGTCCCGCACCCGCTCCCGGGCCAACTGCAGCTGTTCACGACTCAGGGTGATGCCGAAGACCCGGGCCCCGTACTCCCGCGCCGCGAATCGGGACAGGCCGCCCCAGCCACAGCCCACATCCAGCAGGTAATCCCCCTCGGCGAGCCGGAGCTTGCGACAGAGGTGGTGCAGTTTGGCCTGTTGCGCGCTCTCCAGGTCCTCGGTTCCCGTGGGGTAATAGGCGCAGGAGTAGATCATGTCGCGGTCGAGCCAGAGTCGGTAGAAGTCGTTGGACAGGTCGTAGTGATAGGAGATGGCGGCGGCGTCCGTGGCCTTGTCGTGGGCACGATAGTCGGGAGACGCCCCATCCTCGTCACCCAGTACGGCCTCGCTGAGTGCAGCGCCCACCCGGATCACCTCGAGGATGGGGCCACTGAGGTCCAGCCGGCCTTCGACATAGGCCGCCCCCAGCGAATCCAGGCTGGGATTTGCCAGCAACGCCACGAGGCTGGGGTCCTTCACCGTCATGGTCACCGTGGGATCGGGACCGAGGTCGATCTCCTTGCCATCCCAGAGACGCAGCCGCAGCGGCAATCGCAGTTCACGAAGGACCGGGGGAAGTTGCGCGAGCATCGAATCGCCTCCTTTACCAAGGACACTGGAAAAGGTAGATCAAACCGGGCCGTTGTCAGGCTATCCACCCGATAGAGGCCCCCGATTCGAGCCCCCTTGAAGGTCTAGACCTCCTGCTCAGCGTATCGATCCAACGCCGTTCGTGCCGGTGACACATACGATAACGGCGCCCTCGGGCGCCGTTGATCGAAGGTCCAGGCCTTATTCCACGGTCACGGACTTGGCCAGGTTGCGCGGCTGGTCGACGTCCGTGCCCTTGAGCACGGCCACGTAGTAGGACAGCAGTTGCAGCGGGATGGTGTAGAGGATCGGCGCGAGGGCGTCACCGATATGGGGCATGGCCACCACATGGGTGCCCTCGCCATTGTCGATGCCCGCCTCGCGGTCGGCGAAGACGATCAACTCACCGCCACGGGCACGCACTTCCTGGAGGTTGGACTTGAGCTTTTCCACCAGCTCGTTGTTCGGCGCCACGGTCACCACCGGCATGTCGGCGTCCACGAGGGCCAGGGGGCCGTGCTTGAGTTCGCCGGCAGGGTAGGCCTCTGCATGGATGTAGGAGATCTCCTTGAGCTTCAGGGAGCCCTCCATGGCCACGGGGTACTGGGCACCGCGACCGAGGAACAGGGTGTGGTTCTTCTCGGCGAACAACTCCGCCACCTTCTCCACGGTCTTGTCCATGGCCAGGGCCTCGCCCAGCCGCGTGGGCAGGCGACGCAGCTCTTCCACCAGATCGGCTTCGACGCCTGCGGCCAGGGTACCGCGCACCTGTCCCAGGGACAGGGTGAGCAGCATCAGGGACACCAGCTGGGTGGTGAAGGCCTTGGTGGAGGCGACGCCGATCTCCGGCCCCGCCAGGGTCAGCAGGGTGAGATCGGATTCGCGCACCAGGGAGCTGGTGCCGACGTTGCAGATGGCCAGGCTGGCCAGGTAGCCCAGCTCCTTGGCGTTGCGCAGGGCAGCGAGGGTGTCGGCGGTTTCGCCGGACTGGGAGATGGTGACGAAAAGGGTGTCCGGCTGTACCACCACCTTGCGGTAGCGGAACTCGCTGGCCACTTCGATCTGGCAGGGAATGCCCGCCAGGCCTTCCAGCCAGTAACGGGCCACCATGCCGGCGTGGTAGCTGGTGCCGCAGGCGACGATCTGAACGTTGCGCACCTTGGCGAACAGCTCGGCGGCGCGCGGACCGAAGGCGTTCACCAGGACATGGTCATCACCCAGGCGGCCTTCCAGGGTGCGCTGCACAACCTTGGGCTGCTCATGGATCTCCTTGAGCATGAAGTGGCGGTACTCGCCCTTGTCGGCGGCTTCCGCACCTTCGTGGTACTGCACCTGTTCACGCTGCACGGCCTGGCCGGCCTGGTCCCAGATCTTCACGCTGTCACGACGGATCTCGGCGATATCGCCTTCTTCCAGATAGATGAAGCGGTCGGTCACCTGGCGCAGGGCCAACTGGTCGGAGGCGAGGAAGTTCTCCCCGAGGCCCAGGCCGATCACCAGTGGACTGCCACTTCGAGCCGCCAGCAAGCGGTCGGGCTGGGCCGCACTGATCACTGCAAGGCCATAGGCACCGTGCAGTTCGGCGACAGCGGCCTTCAGCGCGTCAGCCAGGTCAGGCAGCTCCTTCAGCTTGTGGTTCAGCAGGTGGACGATGACCTCGGTATCGGTGTCCGAGGTGAAGGCATAGCCCAGGCCCTTCAGCTGCTCGCGCAAGGCTTCGTGGTTCTCGATGATGCCGTTGTGCACCACGGCCAGCGCCTGGCCGGAGAAGTGCGGGTGGGCATTGCGCTCGCAAGGGGCACCGTGGGTAGCCCAGCGGGTGTGGGCGATGCCGAGGCGGCCCAGCAGGGGGCCTTCGACCAGGCCCTGCTCGAGTTCGCTGACCTTGCCTGCGCGGCGGCAGCGGTCCAGCATACCTTCCTGGGTGAAGACCGCCACACCGGCGCTGTCGTAGCCACGGTATTCAAGGCGCTTCAGGCCTTCGACCAGGATGGGGGTGATATTACGCTCGGCAATGGCGCCAACGATGCCACACATGGCTGTTCTCCTTTATCAATCAATGCTCGCGCAGATCAGCTTGATCCCACGCGCGGCTATCTGTTCGCGCGCATCGAGGGCGAGGCGCTCATCGGTTATCAGGGTGTGGATGCTGCTCCACGGCAGCTCCAGGTTCGGAATACGACGTCCCAGCTTGTCTGCCTCGGCCATCACGATCACTTCCCGGGCCACTTCCGCCATGACGCGGGACAGGCCCAGGAGCTCGTTGAAGGTGGTGGTACCGCGGTCGAGGTCGATGCCGTCGGCGCCGATGAACAACTGGTCGAAGTCGTAGGATCGCAGCACCTGCTCTGCCACCTGGCCCTGGAAGGACTCGGAGTGGGGATCCCAGGTGCCGCCGGTCATCAGCAGTACCGGTTCGTGCTCCAGCTCACGCAGGGCGTTGGCCACGCTGAGGGAATTGGTCATGACCACCAGGCCGGGCTTGTGGCCCAGTTCCGGAATCATCGCCGCCGTGGTGCTGCCACTGTCGATGATGATCCGTGCGTGCTCGCGGATGCAGCCGACGGCGGCGCGGGCGATGGCCTGCTTGTAGCGGGAAACCGGCTGGCTGGCCTCGACCATGAACTCCTGCGGGACGGGTACGGCGCCCCCATAGCGACGCAACAGCAGGCCGTTGGCCTCCAGGGCGGCGAGGTCCTTGCGGATGGTCACTTCCGAGGTGGCGAAGGCCTTGGCCAGGGCGTCGACGCTGACCTCCCCCTGCTCGGCGAGCAAGGCGAGGATGGCATGGCGGCGCTGGGGTGTATTGCGCTTCGACATCTCGCAAGTTTCGATTCGAAAGAAAAAGTTGGCGAATCAAAACTCAACGAAGCTTATGCGTCAAGGCTGAAAACGACAAAAGGCGGCCGGGGCCGCCTTCTGGAGTTATCCACAGGCTCAGCGCTTGAGCTTGACGGGGCGCTTCCAGCCTTCGATGTTGCGTTGCTTGGCGCGCCCCACCGCCAGGGTGTTGGCAGGGACGTCCTGGGTGATGGTGGAACCTGCACCCGTGGTGACGCCATCGCCGAGGGTCACCGGGGCCACCAGCGAACTGTTGGAGCCGATGAACACGTCCTCGCCCATGACGGTACGGAACTTGTTGGCGCCATCGTAGTTGCAGGTGATGGTGCCTGCCCCGATGTTGGTGCGGGCACCGATTTCGGCGTCCCCCAGGTAGGCCAGGTGGCCGGCCTTGGCGCCCTCGCCCATCACCGCGTTCTTCAGCTCGACGAAGTTACCCACATGGGCCCTGGCGCCGAGCACGGCCCCCGGACGCAGGCGGGCGAATGGGCCGCAATCGGCGCCCTCGCCCACTTCGGCACCTTCCAGGTGGCTATTGGCTTTGACGATGGCGCCTTTGCGCAGGATGGAATCCTTGATCACGCAGTTGGGGCCGATCTGGACGTTGTCCTCGATCACCACCCGGCCTTCGAGAATCACGCTGACGTCGATCGTGATATCGCGGCCGACGCTGACCTCCCCGCGCACATCGAACCGCTGCGGATCGATCAGGGTGACGCCCTGCGCCATCAGGCGCCTGGCGGCGCGCTGCTGATAGTGGCGCTCCAGCTGCGACAGTTGGATACGGTCATTGGCGCCCAGTACTTCCATTTCATCCGCCGCCCGCTCGGTGGCGACAACCAGGCCGTCGGCCACGGCCATGGCGATCACGTCGGTCAGGTAGTACTCACCCTGGGCATTGTCGTTGGATAGACGGCCCAACCACTCCGCCAGCCGCTTGCCGGGCACCGCGAGGATGCCGGTGTTGCCTTCGCGGATGGCGCGCTGCTCGGGGCTGGCGTCCTTGTGCTCGACGAT
This genomic window from Pseudomonas furukawaii contains:
- the glmU gene encoding bifunctional UDP-N-acetylglucosamine diphosphorylase/glucosamine-1-phosphate N-acetyltransferase GlmU, with amino-acid sequence MSLDIVILAAGQGTRMRSALPKVLHPVAGKAMLGHVIDTARQLEPQGIHVVIGHGAETVRERLAADDLGFVVQAQQLGTGHAVAQALPQLTAERVLILYGDVPLIQAETLQRLLEKVGPEQLALLTVELADPTGYGRIIRDAEGIVRAIVEHKDASPEQRAIREGNTGILAVPGKRLAEWLGRLSNDNAQGEYYLTDVIAMAVADGLVVATERAADEMEVLGANDRIQLSQLERHYQQRAARRLMAQGVTLIDPQRFDVRGEVSVGRDITIDVSVILEGRVVIEDNVQIGPNCVIKDSILRKGAIVKANSHLEGAEVGEGADCGPFARLRPGAVLGARAHVGNFVELKNAVMGEGAKAGHLAYLGDAEIGARTNIGAGTITCNYDGANKFRTVMGEDVFIGSNSSLVAPVTLGDGVTTGAGSTITQDVPANTLAVGRAKQRNIEGWKRPVKLKR
- a CDS encoding DeoR/GlpR family DNA-binding transcription regulator translates to MSKRNTPQRRHAILALLAEQGEVSVDALAKAFATSEVTIRKDLAALEANGLLLRRYGGAVPVPQEFMVEASQPVSRYKQAIARAAVGCIREHARIIIDSGSTTAAMIPELGHKPGLVVMTNSLSVANALRELEHEPVLLMTGGTWDPHSESFQGQVAEQVLRSYDFDQLFIGADGIDLDRGTTTFNELLGLSRVMAEVAREVIVMAEADKLGRRIPNLELPWSSIHTLITDERLALDAREQIAARGIKLICASID
- the cfaB gene encoding C17 cyclopropane fatty acid synthase CfaB, whose translation is MLAQLPPVLRELRLPLRLRLWDGKEIDLGPDPTVTMTVKDPSLVALLANPSLDSLGAAYVEGRLDLSGPILEVIRVGAALSEAVLGDEDGASPDYRAHDKATDAAAISYHYDLSNDFYRLWLDRDMIYSCAYYPTGTEDLESAQQAKLHHLCRKLRLAEGDYLLDVGCGWGGLSRFAAREYGARVFGITLSREQLQLARERVRDEGLEGQVELTLLDYRDLPQDGRFDKVVSVGMVEHVGHGNLAIYCQKLFGAVRAGGLVMNHGITAKHPDGRPVGRGAGDFIHRYVFPHGELPHLATLVAELSQSGLEVVDVESLRLHYARTLEFWSANLEARLEEAVRLVPEQALRIWRLYLAGCAHAFQKGWINLHQILASKPCADGSHEVPWSRGDIYSAE
- the glmS gene encoding glutamine--fructose-6-phosphate transaminase (isomerizing), coding for MCGIVGAIAERNITPILVEGLKRLEYRGYDSAGVAVFTQEGMLDRCRRAGKVSELEQGLVEGPLLGRLGIAHTRWATHGAPCERNAHPHFSGQALAVVHNGIIENHEALREQLKGLGYAFTSDTDTEVIVHLLNHKLKELPDLADALKAAVAELHGAYGLAVISAAQPDRLLAARSGSPLVIGLGLGENFLASDQLALRQVTDRFIYLEEGDIAEIRRDSVKIWDQAGQAVQREQVQYHEGAEAADKGEYRHFMLKEIHEQPKVVQRTLEGRLGDDHVLVNAFGPRAAELFAKVRNVQIVACGTSYHAGMVARYWLEGLAGIPCQIEVASEFRYRKVVVQPDTLFVTISQSGETADTLAALRNAKELGYLASLAICNVGTSSLVRESDLTLLTLAGPEIGVASTKAFTTQLVSLMLLTLSLGQVRGTLAAGVEADLVEELRRLPTRLGEALAMDKTVEKVAELFAEKNHTLFLGRGAQYPVAMEGSLKLKEISYIHAEAYPAGELKHGPLALVDADMPVVTVAPNNELVEKLKSNLQEVRARGGELIVFADREAGIDNGEGTHVVAMPHIGDALAPILYTIPLQLLSYYVAVLKGTDVDQPRNLAKSVTVE